The Oxalobacteraceae bacterium OTU3CINTB1 genome includes a window with the following:
- a CDS encoding response regulator transcription factor, with protein sequence MRKILIVDDDQKTRVLLKTYLEKNQYEVILSHNGESFLAELHAHGDELSLVILDVMLPDTDGFALCKQVRQRSNVAIIMLTASSDETDRIVGLELGADDYIAKPYSPRELLARIKAILRRSAAEPPSARYYRFVGFTLDLKERKVVDRDGNPVVLTGLDFQLLKYFAEHPGVILDRGVLCEETRGRDAGPLDRSLDVQISRLRLRLNDDGKQPALIKTVRGAGYVFSADVSVSHA encoded by the coding sequence GTGCGTAAGATACTGATCGTGGATGATGACCAAAAAACCCGCGTGCTGCTCAAGACCTATCTGGAGAAGAACCAGTACGAGGTGATTTTGTCGCACAACGGCGAGAGCTTCCTGGCCGAGCTGCACGCGCACGGCGACGAGCTGTCGCTGGTGATCCTCGACGTCATGCTGCCGGACACCGACGGCTTCGCGCTGTGCAAGCAGGTGCGCCAGCGCTCCAACGTCGCCATCATCATGCTCACCGCCAGCTCCGACGAAACGGACCGCATCGTCGGCCTGGAACTGGGCGCCGACGACTACATCGCCAAGCCATACAGCCCGCGCGAGCTGCTGGCGCGCATCAAGGCCATCCTGCGCCGCAGCGCGGCCGAGCCGCCATCGGCGCGTTACTACCGGTTTGTCGGGTTTACGCTGGACCTGAAGGAGCGCAAGGTGGTCGACCGCGACGGCAATCCGGTGGTGCTGACCGGGCTCGATTTCCAGCTGCTCAAATACTTCGCCGAGCATCCGGGCGTGATCCTCGACCGCGGCGTGTTGTGCGAGGAGACGCGCGGGCGCGATGCCGGCCCGCTGGACCGCTCGCTCGACGTCCAGATCAGCCGCCTGCGGCTGCGGCTCAACGACGACGGCAAGCAGCCGGCCCTGATCAAGACGGTGCGCGGCGCCGGCTACGTGTTCTCGGCCGATGTCAGCGTCTCGCATGCCTAG
- a CDS encoding ATP-binding protein translates to MPRRLPALLDKLLPQSLLGRLTLVMVAGLLVTQLAASMIWATQLRAKSQVEAQSASQYVAHSASGAIRFFRSLPANYRLLLIQQLREMGGTRFFVNLNRAYVPVTQIAEHPLARSVIDTVGATLKNDLPHSPAFHLAFAWPDQLVVSENDVHLSDLPDAWVQHVLLLQPDPAPILVIQTEIEPGNWLYMAALMPNPYFLSTNDPLAWDRLALQGLSLAAVLLLCLLVVRWITRPLAALSEAAAAFGNGQDDRATPLPETGSREFINTARAFSAMRERIQRYIEDRDRLFISISHDLRTPITRLKLRSELLDDEALRNEFEEDLDELDMMVKGALQCVKDSDIHENPAEVKLDALLGRLVRSARLAGHEVGYRDSGLSVRAKPLALKRAIGNLLDNALFYGDRAEIDVRGAPGAVAIAVRDHGPGVPEEAFASLFQPYVRLEHGREQNDGGMGLGLGIARSIIEAHGGELILENHPEGGLNATIRLPA, encoded by the coding sequence ATGCCTAGACGCCTGCCCGCGCTGTTGGACAAGCTCCTGCCGCAATCGCTGCTGGGGCGACTGACCCTGGTGATGGTGGCGGGACTGCTGGTGACGCAGCTGGCCGCCAGCATGATCTGGGCCACCCAACTGCGCGCCAAGTCCCAGGTGGAGGCGCAATCGGCGTCGCAGTACGTGGCGCACAGCGCGTCCGGCGCGATCCGGTTCTTCCGCAGCCTGCCGGCCAACTACCGCCTGCTGCTGATCCAGCAATTGCGCGAGATGGGTGGCACGCGCTTTTTCGTCAATCTCAATCGGGCCTACGTGCCGGTGACGCAAATCGCCGAGCATCCGCTGGCGCGCAGCGTCATTGACACCGTCGGTGCGACGCTCAAGAACGATCTGCCGCATTCCCCCGCCTTCCACCTGGCGTTCGCGTGGCCGGATCAACTGGTGGTGTCGGAAAACGACGTTCACCTGAGCGACCTGCCGGACGCCTGGGTGCAGCACGTCCTGCTGCTGCAGCCGGACCCCGCGCCCATCCTGGTCATCCAGACCGAGATCGAACCTGGCAACTGGCTGTACATGGCGGCGCTGATGCCCAATCCGTATTTTTTAAGTACTAACGATCCGCTGGCGTGGGACCGGCTTGCGCTGCAAGGGCTGTCGCTGGCGGCCGTGCTGCTGCTATGCCTTTTGGTGGTGCGCTGGATCACGCGGCCGCTGGCGGCGCTGTCGGAAGCCGCCGCCGCCTTCGGCAACGGCCAGGACGACCGCGCGACGCCGCTGCCGGAGACGGGCAGCCGGGAATTCATCAACACCGCGCGCGCCTTCAGCGCCATGCGCGAACGCATCCAGCGCTACATCGAGGACCGCGACCGGCTGTTCATCTCGATCTCGCACGATTTGCGCACCCCGATCACGCGCCTCAAGCTGCGCTCCGAACTGCTCGACGACGAAGCCCTGCGCAACGAATTCGAGGAGGACCTCGATGAACTGGACATGATGGTCAAGGGCGCGCTGCAATGCGTGAAGGACAGCGACATCCACGAGAACCCGGCCGAGGTCAAGCTGGACGCCTTGCTGGGACGCCTGGTGCGCAGCGCGCGGCTGGCCGGGCACGAGGTGGGCTATCGCGACAGCGGGCTGTCGGTGCGCGCCAAGCCGCTGGCGCTCAAGCGGGCCATCGGCAACCTGCTCGACAACGCGCTGTTCTACGGCGACCGCGCCGAGATCGACGTGCGCGGCGCGCCTGGCGCGGTGGCCATCGCCGTGCGCGATCACGGTCCGGGCGTGCCGGAGGAGGCCTTCGCCAGCCTGTTCCAGCCCTATGTGCGGCTCGAGCACGGCCGCGAGCAGAACGACGGCGGCATGGGCCTGGGGCTGGGCATCGCCCGCAGCATCATCGAAGCGCACGGCGGCGAGCTGATACTGGAAAACCACCCGGAAGGCGGCCTGAACGCGACCATCCGCCTGCCGGCCTGA
- a CDS encoding ABC transporter substrate-binding protein, with the protein MEKVLPPRLGRLRFRSSARRAPAIRAFTFGLFATMAGAASCGPLPPMPQVSPGPPSAQAPANTLQVLHWWTSASERKAADLLAARMADEGLAWKDAAIPGGAGIGAGKVLKGRVLAGDAPQVTQIIGASVAEWAQLGLLLDIDSVASAGDWKGFMFPTVQKLIQHRGHVVAAPLGIHRVNTLYYNRALFARLKLAPPRTWAEFEATARKLKAAGVAPLAQSTESWQVAALFENLVLAESGPEFYRELLVKRSPAAAADRRTAEALERLRIVKGWIGREMEERPWPEVVRYFARGEAGMMIMGDWAKPELAERGMTLDEDYGCAAAPGTARYHLYSVDTLTMFAGDQRHIPSQEKMARLLVSPSVQADFNALKGAVPVRRDADPARMDGCARASWTIFAQGTAVQAPSLVHRMASDEASRDAIIAEVHRYFLDDRATPAEAQRRLGALFRLFNLRSQGAPGA; encoded by the coding sequence ATGGAAAAAGTACTCCCGCCCCGGTTAGGCCGGTTACGATTTCGTTCGAGCGCGCGCCGCGCACCCGCCATCCGCGCATTCACGTTCGGCCTGTTCGCGACGATGGCCGGCGCCGCCAGTTGCGGTCCCTTGCCGCCGATGCCGCAGGTTTCGCCGGGCCCACCATCGGCGCAAGCCCCCGCCAACACCTTGCAAGTGCTGCACTGGTGGACCTCCGCCAGCGAGCGCAAGGCGGCGGACTTGCTGGCCGCGCGCATGGCCGACGAAGGACTGGCGTGGAAGGACGCCGCCATTCCCGGCGGCGCCGGCATCGGTGCCGGCAAGGTGCTCAAGGGCCGCGTGCTGGCCGGCGACGCGCCGCAGGTCACGCAGATCATCGGCGCCTCGGTCGCCGAATGGGCCCAACTGGGACTGCTGCTCGACATCGACAGCGTCGCCAGCGCCGGCGACTGGAAAGGCTTCATGTTCCCAACGGTCCAAAAGTTGATCCAGCACCGCGGCCATGTGGTGGCGGCGCCGCTAGGCATCCACCGCGTCAACACCTTGTACTACAACCGCGCACTGTTCGCCCGGCTCAAACTTGCGCCGCCGCGCACCTGGGCCGAATTCGAGGCGACCGCGCGCAAGCTCAAAGCCGCCGGGGTGGCGCCGCTGGCGCAGAGCACCGAGTCGTGGCAGGTGGCCGCGCTGTTCGAGAATCTGGTGCTGGCCGAGAGCGGGCCGGAGTTCTATCGCGAGCTGCTGGTCAAGCGCAGCCCGGCCGCCGCCGCCGACCGCCGCACCGCCGAGGCGCTGGAACGGCTGCGCATCGTCAAGGGCTGGATCGGCCGCGAGATGGAAGAGCGGCCTTGGCCCGAGGTGGTGCGCTATTTCGCGCGCGGCGAGGCGGGCATGATGATCATGGGCGACTGGGCCAAGCCGGAGCTGGCCGAACGCGGCATGACGCTGGACGAGGACTACGGCTGCGCCGCCGCCCCGGGAACGGCCAGGTATCACCTCTACAGCGTCGACACGCTGACCATGTTTGCCGGCGACCAGCGCCACATACCGTCGCAGGAGAAGATGGCGCGCCTGCTGGTGTCGCCTTCGGTGCAGGCCGATTTCAACGCGCTCAAAGGCGCGGTCCCGGTGCGGCGCGACGCCGACCCTGCGCGCATGGACGGCTGCGCGCGCGCCTCGTGGACCATCTTCGCGCAGGGGACGGCGGTGCAGGCTCCGAGCCTGGTGCACCGCATGGCCTCCGACGAGGCCAGCCGCGACGCCATCATCGCCGAGGTGCACCGCTATTTTCTCGACGACAGGGCCACGCCGGCGGAGGCGCAGCGCCGTCTCGGCGCGCTGTTCCGACTGTTCAACCTCAGAAGCCAAGGAGCCCCCGGTGCGTAA
- a CDS encoding DUF2807 domain-containing protein yields MTKLFQFGLLFAALCSLFARASAAEESETRVVTIDARVVRVKLDGVIDVKMRQGDTPSLRITGDKRDMDKLNAAQTGDTLYLDSNSGRGVKVGRSSTRAELTLPSLRQVICEGVGTTDISGFSGDELELTMDGAGNMKAVVDYKVLKANLGGVGKMHLLLGENESVELDLRGAGYITLGGRSKLLKATLGGLGGLNAQQFQAESVNVDLSGLGNATVHAKTSATLNLSGLGSVIVYGKPLNRNVTVDGLGKVSWK; encoded by the coding sequence ATGACGAAGCTTTTCCAGTTTGGCCTCCTGTTTGCCGCGCTCTGTTCGCTGTTTGCCCGCGCCAGCGCCGCCGAGGAGAGCGAAACGCGCGTCGTGACAATCGACGCGCGCGTTGTGCGCGTCAAGCTCGACGGCGTGATCGACGTCAAGATGCGCCAGGGCGACACGCCGTCGCTGCGCATCACCGGAGACAAGCGCGACATGGATAAGTTGAACGCGGCGCAAACCGGCGACACCTTGTACCTGGACAGCAACAGCGGCCGTGGCGTCAAAGTGGGGCGGTCCAGTACGCGCGCCGAGCTGACCCTGCCAAGTTTGCGCCAGGTGATCTGCGAGGGCGTCGGCACCACCGACATCAGCGGCTTCAGCGGAGACGAGCTGGAGTTGACAATGGACGGCGCCGGCAACATGAAGGCGGTGGTCGACTACAAGGTTCTCAAGGCCAATCTGGGCGGCGTCGGCAAGATGCACCTGCTGCTAGGCGAGAACGAGAGCGTCGAGCTCGACTTGCGCGGCGCCGGCTACATCACCCTTGGCGGGCGAAGTAAATTGCTCAAGGCCACCTTGGGCGGGTTGGGCGGACTCAACGCGCAGCAGTTCCAGGCGGAGTCGGTTAACGTCGACCTCAGCGGCCTGGGCAACGCCACCGTCCACGCCAAGACCAGCGCCACATTGAACCTGAGCGGCCTTGGATCGGTCATCGTCTATGGCAAGCCCCTGAACCGCAACGTCACCGTTGACGGCCTGGGCAAGGTAAGTTGGAAATAA
- a CDS encoding TonB-dependent receptor, giving the protein MTTTTKPLLKKQLLPKLIVLALASAFAPHLYAAAADQAVAQAAEAAPAGDPAVVEVKGIRERLKRNLAEKRDSGNVIDTVTAEEVGKFPDKNVADSLQRVPGISVDRTWGEGRDIFVRGTDKNLNLTQLNGQAVASGYWWKNDSQSRGFNYDILASELVGSIDVYKSPSPDLDEGSIGGLVNVKTRKPFQLKPFVAQVSAEATYSELPKKTDPQFSGLLSWTNEQKTFGALVAVSQQKRTMRRDGLENFTDTTKYNIVDQNGAVTPGAYASWGGGTPIFRQDRERTTGNITLQARPNANTDISLNYMNSDMSMDNSNQNYLWQAGGLVDAKGNIAVTDPRFITTSDGTKALVGGTVGPTNGVSFEPIFRQSYVKSQVLDLEGTYDGDNWKFHGQAGTTKGSGGSDHDRNFWFTGNTRATFNLAPDTYEIKYLDMNPLDPTKLTLQSTRDWIRRMETKENYAQGDLTIDLDNAFFKSIKVGVKLRDTKVQNRRTIGTNGPGNPGWETLTLADLSTGPSPLISQEAASAGSLTQYAWVDDGLASSRGFAMFDKGMVYAEAKGEYYRIKEKIYATYVRADFAVGQWRGDFGARLVKTDQTSEAYQDLNGNGNYVLGSVSRTYNDVLPSLNAVYSVNKDLLVRGAVARVMARNTYSDLSASTEVSGTTNAATAGNPFLKPYHANQAEIGAEWYYADASLLSATLFAKKLDTFVYTQSALENVGGVTRSVTRPYNAGSGQTVNGLELQWQQVFGSGFGAVVNYTFTDAKTGANANGQKLNVIGNSRNQANVSGFFEKGGYSARLSYNYRSKSYGGLNEGGQDVTSAYGQWDASASWDVTPKISLYLTAVNIGNELIRTNTTDGLPVGVYENGARYSVGVKAKF; this is encoded by the coding sequence ATGACGACCACCACCAAGCCGCTGTTGAAGAAGCAGCTGTTACCCAAGCTGATCGTGCTGGCGCTGGCAAGCGCTTTCGCACCGCATTTGTACGCCGCCGCCGCTGACCAGGCGGTGGCGCAGGCCGCCGAGGCCGCGCCGGCGGGCGATCCGGCCGTGGTCGAGGTCAAGGGCATCCGCGAACGCCTCAAGCGCAATCTGGCCGAGAAGCGCGATTCGGGCAACGTGATCGACACGGTGACGGCGGAGGAGGTGGGCAAGTTCCCGGACAAGAACGTGGCCGATTCGCTGCAGCGCGTGCCCGGCATTTCGGTCGACCGCACCTGGGGCGAGGGCCGCGACATCTTCGTGCGCGGCACCGACAAGAACCTGAACTTGACGCAGCTGAACGGCCAGGCCGTGGCCTCGGGCTACTGGTGGAAAAACGATTCGCAGAGCCGTGGCTTTAACTACGACATCCTGGCCTCGGAGCTGGTCGGCAGCATCGACGTCTATAAAAGCCCGTCGCCCGACCTGGACGAGGGCAGCATCGGTGGCCTGGTCAACGTCAAGACCCGCAAGCCGTTCCAGCTGAAGCCTTTCGTGGCGCAGGTGTCGGCGGAAGCGACCTACAGCGAACTGCCGAAGAAAACCGATCCGCAGTTCTCCGGCCTGCTCAGCTGGACCAACGAACAGAAAACTTTCGGCGCGCTGGTCGCCGTGAGCCAGCAAAAGCGCACGATGCGCCGCGACGGCCTGGAAAACTTCACCGACACGACCAAGTACAACATCGTCGACCAGAACGGCGCGGTCACGCCGGGCGCCTACGCGTCGTGGGGCGGCGGCACGCCGATCTTCCGCCAGGACCGCGAACGCACCACCGGCAACATCACCCTGCAGGCGCGCCCGAACGCCAACACGGACATCTCGCTGAACTACATGAACTCCGACATGAGCATGGACAACAGCAACCAGAACTACCTGTGGCAAGCGGGCGGCCTGGTGGACGCCAAGGGCAATATCGCCGTCACCGATCCGCGCTTCATCACCACCTCGGACGGCACCAAGGCGCTGGTGGGCGGCACCGTGGGTCCGACCAACGGCGTATCGTTCGAGCCGATCTTCCGCCAGTCCTATGTCAAATCGCAGGTGCTGGACCTGGAAGGCACCTACGATGGCGACAACTGGAAGTTCCACGGCCAGGCCGGCACCACCAAGGGCTCCGGCGGCAGCGACCATGACCGCAATTTCTGGTTCACCGGGAATACGCGCGCCACGTTCAACCTGGCGCCCGACACGTACGAGATCAAATACCTGGATATGAATCCGCTGGATCCGACCAAACTGACCTTGCAAAGCACGCGCGACTGGATACGCCGCATGGAGACCAAGGAGAACTACGCCCAGGGCGATCTGACGATAGACCTCGATAACGCCTTCTTCAAATCGATCAAGGTCGGCGTCAAGCTGCGCGACACCAAGGTGCAGAACCGCCGCACCATCGGCACCAATGGTCCCGGCAATCCTGGCTGGGAAACGCTGACATTGGCCGACCTGTCGACCGGGCCGTCGCCGCTGATCTCGCAGGAGGCGGCCAGCGCCGGCTCGCTGACGCAGTACGCCTGGGTCGATGACGGGCTGGCGTCGTCGCGGGGCTTCGCGATGTTCGACAAGGGCATGGTCTACGCCGAGGCGAAGGGCGAGTACTACCGCATCAAGGAGAAGATCTACGCCACCTACGTCCGCGCCGACTTCGCGGTGGGGCAGTGGCGCGGCGACTTCGGCGCGCGCCTGGTCAAGACCGACCAGACCTCCGAAGCCTACCAGGACCTGAACGGCAACGGCAACTACGTGTTGGGCAGCGTCTCGCGCACCTACAACGATGTGCTGCCCAGCCTTAACGCGGTCTACTCGGTGAACAAGGATTTGCTGGTGCGCGGCGCCGTGGCGCGGGTGATGGCGCGTAATACCTACAGCGATTTGAGCGCCAGCACGGAAGTCAGCGGCACCACCAACGCCGCCACCGCCGGCAATCCTTTCCTCAAACCTTACCACGCCAACCAGGCGGAGATCGGCGCCGAGTGGTACTACGCCGACGCCTCGCTGCTGTCGGCGACGCTGTTCGCCAAGAAGCTCGATACCTTCGTCTACACGCAAAGCGCGCTGGAAAACGTCGGCGGCGTCACCCGCTCGGTCACGCGGCCATACAACGCCGGCAGCGGACAGACCGTCAACGGCCTGGAACTCCAGTGGCAGCAGGTGTTCGGCAGCGGCTTTGGCGCCGTCGTCAACTACACCTTCACCGACGCCAAGACCGGCGCCAACGCCAACGGCCAGAAGCTCAATGTGATCGGTAACTCGCGCAACCAGGCCAATGTCAGCGGCTTCTTCGAAAAGGGCGGTTACAGCGCGCGGCTGTCTTACAACTACCGATCCAAATCCTACGGCGGCCTGAATGAGGGCGGCCAGGATGTCACCAGCGCCTACGGCCAGTGGGACGCGTCGGCCAGCTGGGACGTGACGCCTAAAATCAGCTTGTACCTGACGGCGGTGAATATCGGGAATGAACTGATACGGACCAATACCACCGACGGCCTGCCGGTGGGCGTGTATGAGAACGGCGCCCGGTATAGTGTCGGCGTCAAGGCAAAGTTTTAA
- a CDS encoding sel1 repeat family protein produces MKKFILAIGLALALQQSAMAGFAEGATAYNNKNYAAALKEIAPLAKAGNADAQHLLGLMYYMGRGVKQDYKQALSWHRKAALQGKADAQYVVGAMYYTGNAVIQDHKQAVGWFRKAAEQGHPDAQQVMGLMYRYQMAGMPQDNVIAYMLWNLAAAKGSANAAEQRSAVVKHMTQEQLEEGQALSAAWKPNTPLPTKSRTGGG; encoded by the coding sequence ATGAAAAAATTCATACTAGCGATAGGTCTCGCACTTGCTCTGCAACAGAGTGCGATGGCTGGATTCGCCGAAGGCGCCACCGCCTACAACAACAAAAACTACGCGGCGGCCTTAAAAGAGATCGCCCCCCTGGCCAAGGCCGGCAACGCGGACGCCCAGCACCTGTTGGGTTTGATGTACTACATGGGCCGTGGCGTCAAGCAAGACTACAAGCAGGCGCTGAGCTGGCACCGCAAGGCGGCGCTGCAAGGCAAGGCCGACGCGCAATACGTGGTCGGCGCCATGTACTACACCGGCAACGCCGTGATCCAGGACCACAAGCAGGCGGTCGGCTGGTTCCGCAAGGCGGCCGAGCAGGGGCATCCGGACGCGCAGCAGGTCATGGGGCTGATGTACCGTTACCAGATGGCGGGCATGCCGCAGGACAACGTGATCGCCTACATGCTATGGAACCTGGCGGCGGCCAAGGGGTCGGCCAACGCCGCCGAGCAGCGTTCGGCCGTGGTCAAGCACATGACGCAGGAGCAGCTGGAAGAAGGGCAGGCGTTGTCGGCCGCCTGGAAGCCTAACACGCCGCTGCCGACCAAATCGCGCACCGGCGGCGGATAG
- a CDS encoding carbohydate-binding domain-containing protein, producing the protein MLNRKTAGGIGLASLSLSLLMSAMPATLARAAEAAQSGKPAVARESAPASASAAAGANLRLRWELERNEFTSQAPGGITHARFILTNLDKAPLPPQGWSLYFNCMDGVATGPLAGNLTVEKVAGGFYRIRPAPGFAGVAPGQTLNVPYIHPNLVIKLAKAPAGPYLVYDSAPGVGHNIVDYQLLPVERHEQLDKGGSGAKPVVTPQDTYRRNANADLLPAQALPPLFPTPLRLEQGQGRLRVTAQPKLIAPAALKTETAFARSLFSPALPVAGTHTGSGAPDLRLSVGAVAGQTSPEAYSLTIKADSGIAIVGNSAAGVAYGLQSLRDLMPLPGAGTGGIDLPELTVVDAPRFPYRGFQLDVSRNFHTKQTVFKLLDLMARYKLNTFHFHLTDDEGWRLEIAGLPELTGIGAVRGHSAKPGLRLQPAYGSGANPDNATGTGYYTRADYIEILRYAAARHIDVIPEIEMPGHARAAVQAMEARYHRLKAAGNRDAAKYLLNDFEDKSVYSSPQHYNDHVINPGLESSFTFIEHVVGQVAALHREAGVKLRTIHVGGDELPHGAWEKSPASLAVMKQKKLETVADLWDYFYDRVDVILRKQGLFASGWEEMAARATMLRGQHKLIPNPRFTQRGFSAYVWNNTEGAEDFAYRLANAGYDIVLAPVTKMYMDMAYNPNPEEPGVNWGDYVELDTVYDFIPLDYLKNAAKPLPGKDALTDFGKRRVRGLEATLFTETVLTPDRIDYLVMPRLLAMAERSWAPDPTWATENDPDKAAVLHRAAWSGFVNTLSQRLLPRLDLEKTGVNYRIAPPGLLVEGGRVLVNHVLPGIQMRYTVNGASPDANSKPVTGPIAEKGVIQVAAFDRNGRAGLAARVENR; encoded by the coding sequence ATGCTGAATCGGAAAACGGCCGGCGGTATCGGATTGGCGTCACTGTCATTGTCGTTGTTGATGTCGGCGATGCCGGCCACGCTGGCGCGGGCGGCGGAGGCCGCGCAATCGGGCAAGCCGGCCGTGGCGCGGGAGTCGGCGCCTGCCAGCGCTTCCGCTGCCGCTGGGGCTAATCTGCGTCTGCGCTGGGAGCTGGAGCGCAATGAATTCACTTCCCAGGCGCCGGGCGGCATCACGCATGCGCGTTTCATCCTCACCAATCTGGATAAGGCCCCACTGCCGCCGCAAGGCTGGTCGCTTTACTTCAACTGCATGGACGGCGTTGCGACCGGACCGCTGGCCGGCAATCTGACGGTGGAGAAGGTCGCGGGGGGCTTTTACCGCATCCGTCCCGCCCCCGGGTTCGCCGGCGTGGCGCCGGGCCAGACGTTGAATGTGCCGTACATCCATCCCAACCTGGTGATCAAGCTGGCGAAGGCGCCGGCCGGCCCCTATCTTGTCTACGACAGCGCGCCCGGTGTTGGCCATAACATCGTGGACTACCAACTGCTGCCAGTCGAGCGCCACGAACAACTGGACAAGGGCGGCAGCGGCGCCAAGCCCGTCGTCACGCCGCAGGACACCTACCGCCGCAACGCCAATGCCGATCTTCTGCCGGCGCAGGCGCTGCCCCCGTTGTTCCCGACGCCGCTGCGGCTGGAGCAGGGCCAAGGCAGGCTGCGGGTGACCGCGCAGCCGAAACTCATCGCGCCGGCCGCATTGAAAACAGAGACCGCCTTCGCGCGCTCGCTGTTTTCGCCGGCCTTGCCGGTTGCCGGCACCCACACCGGCTCCGGCGCGCCTGATCTGCGCCTGAGCGTCGGCGCGGTCGCCGGTCAAACTTCGCCGGAGGCCTACAGCCTGACCATCAAGGCGGATAGCGGCATCGCCATCGTCGGCAACAGCGCGGCAGGCGTGGCCTACGGATTGCAATCGCTGCGCGACCTGATGCCTTTACCTGGCGCGGGCACCGGCGGCATCGATCTGCCGGAGTTGACCGTCGTCGACGCGCCACGTTTTCCGTATCGCGGTTTCCAGTTGGACGTCAGCCGCAACTTCCACACAAAACAGACCGTGTTCAAGCTGCTGGACCTGATGGCGCGCTACAAGCTCAATACCTTCCACTTCCACTTGACCGACGACGAAGGCTGGCGGCTGGAGATCGCCGGCCTGCCGGAGCTGACCGGCATCGGCGCGGTGCGGGGCCACAGTGCCAAGCCGGGCCTGCGCCTGCAACCGGCCTACGGCTCCGGCGCCAATCCGGACAACGCCACCGGCACCGGCTACTACACCCGCGCCGACTACATCGAGATACTGCGCTACGCGGCGGCGCGGCACATCGACGTGATTCCAGAGATCGAGATGCCGGGCCATGCCCGCGCGGCGGTGCAGGCGATGGAGGCGCGCTATCATCGCCTCAAGGCCGCCGGCAACCGCGACGCGGCGAAATACCTTCTGAATGACTTCGAGGACAAATCCGTCTACAGCTCGCCGCAGCATTACAACGACCATGTGATCAATCCCGGGCTCGAATCGAGCTTCACGTTCATCGAACATGTGGTTGGCCAGGTCGCCGCGCTGCACCGCGAGGCCGGCGTCAAGCTGCGCACCATCCACGTCGGCGGCGACGAACTGCCGCACGGCGCATGGGAAAAATCGCCGGCCAGCCTGGCGGTCATGAAACAGAAAAAGCTGGAGACCGTCGCCGATCTGTGGGACTACTTCTACGACCGCGTCGACGTCATCCTGCGCAAGCAAGGGCTGTTCGCCTCCGGTTGGGAGGAGATGGCCGCGCGCGCCACCATGCTGCGCGGGCAGCACAAGCTGATTCCGAACCCCCGCTTTACGCAGCGCGGCTTCAGCGCCTACGTCTGGAACAACACCGAGGGCGCCGAGGACTTTGCCTACCGTTTGGCCAACGCCGGCTACGACATCGTGCTGGCGCCGGTGACCAAGATGTATATGGACATGGCCTACAACCCCAATCCCGAGGAGCCGGGCGTCAACTGGGGCGACTACGTCGAGCTGGATACGGTGTACGACTTCATCCCGCTGGACTACCTGAAGAACGCCGCCAAGCCGCTGCCCGGCAAGGATGCGCTGACCGATTTCGGCAAGCGCCGCGTGCGTGGGCTGGAAGCGACTTTATTCACCGAGACGGTGCTGACTCCGGACCGCATCGACTATCTGGTCATGCCGCGACTGCTGGCGATGGCCGAACGCTCCTGGGCGCCGGACCCCACCTGGGCCACGGAAAACGATCCGGACAAAGCCGCCGTGCTGCACCGCGCCGCATGGTCGGGGTTTGTCAATACGCTGAGCCAGCGCCTGCTGCCGCGTCTCGACCTGGAAAAAACGGGCGTCAATTACCGCATCGCGCCTCCCGGACTGCTGGTCGAGGGCGGCCGGGTGTTGGTCAACCACGTCCTGCCGGGCATCCAGATGCGCTATACCGTTAACGGGGCGTCGCCGGACGCCAACAGCAAACCGGTGACGGGACCGATAGCGGAGAAGGGCGTCATCCAGGTTGCCGCCTTCGACCGCAACGGCCGGGCGGGGTTGGCGGCGCGCGTGGAAAACCGCTAA